Genomic segment of Pacificitalea manganoxidans:
CTACCGCCCGCCGCAATGCAGGCCCCCTGCAAGGGGCCTGTGAGGTATCGTGGCCGGGCTTATTGCATGAGATCCATGCCCACGCCCTTGCCGACGAATTCGGTGGAATAGGCGGCTTTGTAGTCAAGGCCGTCCTCGATCACGCCAGCGGTCACCATTTTCTGGTAGAAGTCGCCGACCTGCGCGTCGGTGATGACGCCGATGCCCATCGTTTCCGCATCGCCCGAGGTCACGATGCCTTCGGATTTCAGCATCATGATCGCAAAATCAATCTTATCCTGGGTCATGTCGGGATTGGCTTCGAGGATCAGCGCGTTGGCTTCCGCGTTGTCGCCGTTGAGGTAGTTATACCACCCCTTGATCGAGCCATCGACGAAGCACTGCACCACCTCGGGGGAGGTTTCGATGGTGTCGGCCATCGTCTCGATCGTGGTGGCGTAGGTCGAATAGCCTGCATCGGCGATCAGGAAGACATCCGGGGTGAAACCCGCTTCTTTCTCGATCAGATAAGGCTCGGAGCTGAGATAGCCCTGCATGCCCACGCCCTCATCGGCAAGGAACGGCGCCGGGTTGAAGGTGTAGGGCTGACGCTGCTCTTCGGTGAAGCCGTATTGCTTGATCATCCACTGATAGAACGACTGGTAGCCGTTATCGCCGATGAGCAGGGTCAGATCCTTCAGATCCTCGAAGCTTTCGGCGACGCCGGGATGGGCGATGATGACCTGCGGGTGCTTTTGGAACATCGCGGCGACGGAGACGACGGGGATGCCTTCTTTCACGGCGGAGAAGGCCTGCAGCAGATCGCCGCCCATGTGGAAGTCGATCTTGCCCGCCAGCATCAGCGCGCGGTTGTTCACCTGCGGGCCGCCCGGAACGACGGTCACGTCGAGACCGCATTCGGCATAGGTGCCATCAGCGACGGACTGGTAGAAGCCACCATGCTCGGCCTGCGCGACCCAGTTGGTGCCGTAAGATACCGGTGTCAGATCCTGTGCCAGCGCGGGCGTGGCGAGGGCAGTGGCAGTGCCGGCAGCCAGCATAATGGCGCCGAAGAAGGTGGACCCCTTGGTCATGGCAGTCTCCGCGTAATGTGAGTTTCCCTGCCCAATGTGTAGGCACCGCCTCAGAAGGTGGCACGACCGACCCCGCCGGATTGTTCGCTCACGTCCAAGTTTGCGCTTTTTGAGTGCAACTTTCCGGACAACTGTCTAGTTCTTACGCAGAATCGAAGAAATCTGCGCAACATTGCCCCGTTTCACCCGCCAGATTGACCTCCCCCCTGACGCGGATAGTGTGCACCCGATGACTTCAAAAATGCTCTCTCCCGACACGATTCGACGCCCCTTCGCGCGCTATGCGCATGGCGTCGAAATTCCCGCGAACGCGCGCATGGTCGTGACCTCCGGCCAGCTGGGCATCGGCCCGGACGAGTTCATACCCGACGGTGCCGCCGAACAGGCGGCGCTGTGCTTTGGCAATATCGATGCGATTCTCGCCGAGGCGGGCATGTCCGCCGTGGATGTGGTTCGCATCAACGCCTTCGTCACCGACCGCGCCCATATGGCAGGTTACATGGCCGCGCGGGACCGCTGGCTGTCAGAGGTGGCAGAAGATGCCCTGCCCGCCTCCACGCTGGTGATCGTCAACGGCTTTACCCGCCCGGAATTTCTGGTCGAGGTCGAGGTGACGGCGGCACGCGCCTGAGCGGTGCGGTCCGCCCCCGCCCGCAGGCGCCGCGACATTCCAGCGACGGACGGTTGGGGCTTGGGTTGGCGCGACGGGCGGGATAAACCGCCCCCATGCCAGTGACCCTGACCTCCCTCCGCGATTTCGCGCAGCTGCCTTTCGACGAGGTGATCGACGTGCGCGCGCCGTCGGAATACGCCGAGGATCACATGCCCGGCGCGATCAGCCTGCCGGTCTTGTCAGATGACGAACGCGCCCGCGTCGGCACGATCTATGTGCAGCAGGATGCGTTTCTGGCGCGCAAGATCGGCGCGGCGCTGGTCGCGCGCAACGCCGCCACCCATCTGGAAGGCCCACTTGCCGATCGTGATGGCGGGTGGAGGCCGCTGCTTTATTGCTGGCGCGGCGGGCAGCGTTCCGGGTCTTTCGCATCCATCCTCGCCCAGATCGGGTGGCGTGTGGATATCGTCGCGGGGGGCTACAAGACCTATCGCAATCTTGTCGTCGACATGCTGCACCGGCACCCGCTGAGCCAGCGCATCGTCCGGCTGGACGGGCTGACCGGCAGCGGCAAGACCGAAGTGCTGGCCCGGATCGCCGCGCAGGGCGGCACGGTGATCGATCTGGAGGGGCTGGCGCGGCATCGTGGCTCGGCCTTCGGCGCGATGCCCGGTGGTCAGCCCTCGCAAAAGGCGTTCGAGACCGCGCTGGCGCAGCGCCTCGCCACCCTGCCCGAAGACGCCACGATTCTGGTCGAGGCCGAAGCCGCCCGTATCGGCGATATCCGCCTGCCGCCATCGCTCTGGACCGCGATGCGAGCCTCCCCGCGCATCATGCTGGACGCCGACCTGCCCGACCGGGCCCGGTATCTTGCCCGCACCTATGCCGGTGACGTGGCCGCGCAGCAGCAGGTGACCCAATCGCTTGATTTGCTGGTGCCGTTGCAGGGCCGGGCCCAAGTCGCCGCATGGCAGGCGCAGGCGGCGGCCAGCGAGTGGGAAACCTTGGCAGGCGATCTGATGGCGCGGCACTACGATCCGCGCTACCTGCGGGCGCAGGAGCGCTACACCCCGCCTGCCGCCCATGTGCCGATCACCCCCGATGGCCCCGGTTTTGACCGCGCCGCCGAAGGGGTCATGGCCGCGCTGACCCGGATCTGATCCGCGCGCCCGCGTGTCAGACCAGCGTGATCTGCGCGGCGCCCTCCACCAGCCGACCGATACGCACCGGCGTCACGCCCGCGCGGCGCAGCCGCTCGAACCGCGCGTCCAGCCCGGCCTCCGGCACCGCGGCCAGCAGCCCGCCCGCCGTCTGCGGATCAAACAGCAGATCATAGCGCGCGCCCTGCCCCGACCCGATGAGCCCATCCAGCGCCGCGCGATTGGCAGGCCAAATCGAACTGCGGACCCCGGCCCCGGCCACCGTTTCGGCGCCCGGATGCAGCGGAAGCGCCGCCAGCGACAGCTCCGCCCCCAGCTTTGAAGCGCGACAGATATTGGCCAGATGGCCCGCCAGTCCAAACCCGGTCACATCGGTCATCGCATGGGCATCGCGCAGGTCCGCCGCCGCAGCGCCATAAGGGGTGGCCAGCAAATCGAGCAGCGCGGCAAGGTCCGGCCCCCGCACCTGCCCCTGCATCGCCCCCCGGCCCCGCCCCCGCATCGCGCCAGCCAGCAGAACGCCAGACCCGATGGGACGGGTCAGGATCAGCGCGTCGCCGGGCTGCCCCCCGGCCAAGGTGACCGGCGCGCGGTCGAGCGTGCCGATCACCGTAAAGCCCAATGTCAGCTCCGAGCCCACCGAACTGTGTCCGCCGATCAGCGCCGCACCTTCGGCGCTCAGGATCTCAGCGGCGGCGGCGGTGATCTCGGCCAGCGCTTCGGCCTGCATCGGCTCAGCCATCTCCGGCAGGATCACGCTGGCGAGCGCCGATTGCGGGGCCGCGCCCATCGCCCAGACATCCCCCAAGGCGTGACAGATCGCGATCCGCGCCATCAGCGCCGCGTCGGATGTCACGGCCCGCAGGTGATCGGTGCTCAGAATCTGCTGGCTGCCGTCGGGGCCCCGGATCAGCGCCGCATCATCCCCCGGAAGCGGCACGATGTCGGCCCGCGCGGTGGCGGGCACGCGGGCCAGCGCGGCGCTCAATGCGCCGGGCCCGACCTTGGCACCGCAGCCACCGCATAGCGGCACATCCGCCAGCCGCTCCGCCAGCCCCGCTGCCGCCCCGATCGGCGCCTGCGGGCGCGGCATCTGCGGCAGGTCCGACAGCATCGCCATGAAGCGTCGGTCAATCCGGTCTTTCCAGCGCCAGACCCATGACCCTGCCAGCACCGGCCAGCCGCGATCCGCGACCGCCTTGCGTTCGCCCATGGAGATCAGCTTCAGATACCGGTTCTGCGGGCGATACCGGCGCAGGTCTTGCGGGCGATCAGCAAGGGTGGCGCGCAGGTTGGCGAACAGCACGGGCGCCTGCCGCACCGCGAAAACCCCGGCCTTGGGACGCGGGGTCGCGATCATATGCGCGCAGTCGCCCACCGCAAAGACATGCGGATACTCCGGCGTGCGCAACAGGGTGTCGACGGCGATGAACCCCTGCTCAAGGCTCAGCCCTGTCCCGGTCAGCCAGTCCTGTGCCTGCGCGCCCGCCGCCCCGACCGTCAATGCGGCGGGAATGTCGCGCCCGTCCTCCAGCCGCAGATGGGTTGCCGTGACCTCTGCCGCGCGGGCGTTTTCCATGATCTCGACCCCCAGTGCATCCGCCGCGGCGCGCAGCCGGGCGGTGGCGGCCTCCGACACGCCTTGCAGCACGGATTTCGTCTCGATCACCCGGACGGTGCCGTCACGCCCCTCGGCGCGCAAACGGCGGGCCATCGCCAAGGCCAGTTCCACCCCCGCGACACCGCCCCCCAGCACCGCGACGTCGCCGCTGGCCTCATCCCGGCCTAGAAACTGCTCCCACCGGTCGGCCAGCGCCCCCAGCGGCTTCGCGGGCGCACCAAACCGGGCAAAGCCGCGCAGCCCCGGCAGATCCGAGGTCACGCCAATGTCGAAGGACAGCACATCAAAGCGCAACACGCGCCCATCGCTCAATCGCAGGCGCCGCGCGACGGGGTCGCACATATCGGCGCGCCCCCGGATCATCCGCGCGCCCGCCGCCTGCGTCAAAGCCATCAGGTCAATGTCGAGGGCCGTGCGCGGATAATGCCCCGCCACCCAACCGGGCAGCATCCCCGAATAGGCCGCGACCGCGTTGGGGTCGATCAGGGTCACGCGCACGCCGGGCTGCGGCGCCATGGCCCAGCGGCGCAGGACCAGCGCATGCGTGTGCCCGCCCCCCACCAACAGCAGGTCACGGGTGGCTGGGAAATCGCGCTCGGGTCCGGTCTGCATGTTGGCTCCTTTTGGCCTTCTTGCCCGAGCGGGTCCGCGCGGTAAAGCGGCGCGCGCCGTCCATCACGGGCGCGCAGATGCCGTTGCGAAACCGAGTGCGTTTTTTCACCCGGAAAGCGCTTGACGCCCCGCGCCGCATCCCCTACCTAGCGCCACGGCTTCGGCGGAGTAGCTCAGTTGGTTAGAGCAGCGGAATCATAATCCGCGTGTCGGGGGTTCAAGTCCCTCCTCCGCTACCATAATCCCCTACATCGACAAACGATATGCCCCCCGCGATACGGGGTGCAGGGTTGTGGCCGTATCGCGGCTTAGGTCAGGCTCAGGATATCCGCTACGATCGCGTCGTGATCGGAAAGCGGCTGGCCATCGGGATCGAGTGCCGGGCGGATTTCCACCGGGCCCAGTTCCAGATCCCGGGTTAGAAACCAGTCCAGCTTCATCGCGCGGTCAGGCCAACGGGTGATCAGGCTGGGACGGGTCGTGGGGCGATCTTCCGGACCGCCATGCACGGCGAAGCCCGCAGAGCGCGCCGCGTCGAACAGGCCTTCGGCCCTCCAGTCACCGCCATTGTGGTTGCCGGTGTTCAGATCACCACCGATCACACAGGGGATGCCGGGAAACTCGGCGTCGATCAGGGCCAGCAGGCTCTCGATCTGGCGGCAGCGATGGTCCGGGGCGCAGGCGCTTTCCAGATGGGTCGACAGGGCGAGCAGCGGACCCGCCTGCGTGGCAATCCCCGCACCGATGGCGATCCGCTCCCCCAGACGGGGTTGTTCCGCGTCAAAAAACCATTGCCGCCGACCGGGCAGCCGCTGCGCAAAGGGTCGCTCAAGCGCAGTCCGCGCCATCACCGCATTGCCATGAAAGCCGCGCGCGTTGTGATCCTCCGTGCAGAAGCTCTGCTCCACCGGCGAGCCGAGGCCCAACTCCAGAAATTCTACTGCATAGGCATGGGCCATGCCAAGCGCATCTGCCATCTCGCGCGGCGTATCGCGCTGGCCGGTGCGCGCCATGCCATGATCCATTTCCGACAGCAGCAGCAGATCGCAATCGCGCATGTGATGCGCCGACGCCTGCGGAAAAAGGCACCGTTCAAGGTTCCACGCCCCAACCCGGATCGGCAGGGTCAGCGGCGCGGCGGGACAGGTGCTGCCGATCTCGATCAGGTTCATTGCGGGCACACGGGCCATGTGGGCGTCGTGGGTTGCGATGTCGCGGCGCAATGCGCCCAGCGCCCGAGCCGTGTCTTTAGGCACCGGCAGGGCCGCCGTGGTCGCGCGGATCATAAAACCGGCTCGACCACCGCTTCGGCGACAGGCTCCATCCGCCGACCGGTGGCTGTGTCGAACAGATGCAGCCGGGTGGGGTCGATGGCGACCTGCACCGTCTGGTTCAGCGCGGCGGCCCCGGTATCGATGACCGCCAGACGCTGCGCGCCGACCATCCCGTGCACGATCCGCTGCGCGCCCAACTCTTCGATATAGTCGACGGTCAGCGGCAGGCCGCGCGGCGCGATGCGCAGATCCTCGGCCCGCAGGCCAAGCGTTACGGGACCGGCAGGGTTGCCCACCCGTGCCAGTGCATGATCGTCAAGCGACAGCACGCCACCGTCGATCCGGGCGTCAAGGAGGCTCATCGCCGGTGCGCCGATAAAGGATGCGACAAAGGTCGAGGCCGGTTTGCGATAGACCTCCAGCGGCGCGCCGATCTGTTCCACCCGGCCCCCGTTCAGCACCACCAGCCGGTCGGCCAGTGTCATTGCTTCCAACTGGTCATGGGTGACGTAAAGCGCGGTCGTCGCAAGCCGTTGTTGCAGCTTGCGGATCTCCATCCGCATCGAGACGCGCAACTTTGCGTCGAGGTTCGATAGCGGCTCGTCGAACAGGAACGCCGCCGGTTGCCGCACGATGGCCCGGCCCATCGCCACACGCTGTCGCTGACCACCAGAAAGCGCGCGGGGCTTGCGGTCGAGATAGGCGCCCAGTTCCAGCATGCGCGCGGCCTCTGCCACACGCTCCGCGATGACCGCTTTCGACGTGCCACGGTTCTTAAGGCCATAGGCCATGTTCTGGCGCACGGTCATGTGCGGGTAGAGCGCGTAGTTCTGAAACACCATCGCGATGTCGCGCTCCGCCGGGTCGAGTTTGTTGACCATCCGCTCGCCAATGCGGATTTCGCCCGCGCTGACCGTTTCCAGCCCGGCGACCATCCGCAACAGGGTGGATTTACCACAGCCCGACGGTCCGACCAGAACGATGAATTCGCCATCCGCAATTTCGATGTCGATCCCGGCCACGGCGGGTTGGCTGCTGCCGCCATAGGTCTTGCCCACGGCCCTGAGTGAAAGATGTGCCATTATTTATCGCTTTCCGTCAGGCCCTTGATGAACATCCGCTGGAAGACCACCACCACCAGAACGGGCGGGATCATCGCCAGCGTGGCGAGGGCGAAGGCTTCGTTATAGTCGGGGATCTGGCTGCCGACCCAAACCTGCAGGATCGATTTGATGCCGCGCATGAGGGTGTAGAAACTCTCATCCGTCGTCATCAGCAGCGGCCAGAGGTATTGGTTCCAGCCGTAGATGAACATGATGATGAAAATCGCGGCCATCATGGTTTTCGACAGCGGCACCAGCACGTCGATGAAGAATTTCCACGGGCCCGCGCCATCAATGCGCGCCGCTTCCAGCAATTCGTCAGGGACGGAGCGGAAGAACTGCCGAAAGAAAAACGTGCCCGTGGCCGAGGCGAGAAGCGGCACGATCAGCCCGGTATAGGTGTTGAGCAGATGCAGCGTCGACATCACCTGATAGGAGGGCATGATCCGCACCTCCAGCGGCAGCAGCAGCGTGGCGAAGATCATCCAGAACAGCAGCGTCGCAAAGCGGAAGCGGAAATAGACCAGCGCATAGGCCGCCATCATCGACAGCACGATTTTTCCGACCGCGA
This window contains:
- the ugpC gene encoding sn-glycerol-3-phosphate ABC transporter ATP-binding protein UgpC produces the protein MAHLSLRAVGKTYGGSSQPAVAGIDIEIADGEFIVLVGPSGCGKSTLLRMVAGLETVSAGEIRIGERMVNKLDPAERDIAMVFQNYALYPHMTVRQNMAYGLKNRGTSKAVIAERVAEAARMLELGAYLDRKPRALSGGQRQRVAMGRAIVRQPAAFLFDEPLSNLDAKLRVSMRMEIRKLQQRLATTALYVTHDQLEAMTLADRLVVLNGGRVEQIGAPLEVYRKPASTFVASFIGAPAMSLLDARIDGGVLSLDDHALARVGNPAGPVTLGLRAEDLRIAPRGLPLTVDYIEELGAQRIVHGMVGAQRLAVIDTGAAALNQTVQVAIDPTRLHLFDTATGRRMEPVAEAVVEPVL
- the mnmH gene encoding tRNA 2-selenouridine(34) synthase MnmH, translating into MPVTLTSLRDFAQLPFDEVIDVRAPSEYAEDHMPGAISLPVLSDDERARVGTIYVQQDAFLARKIGAALVARNAATHLEGPLADRDGGWRPLLYCWRGGQRSGSFASILAQIGWRVDIVAGGYKTYRNLVVDMLHRHPLSQRIVRLDGLTGSGKTEVLARIAAQGGTVIDLEGLARHRGSAFGAMPGGQPSQKAFETALAQRLATLPEDATILVEAEAARIGDIRLPPSLWTAMRASPRIMLDADLPDRARYLARTYAGDVAAQQQVTQSLDLLVPLQGRAQVAAWQAQAAASEWETLAGDLMARHYDPRYLRAQERYTPPAAHVPITPDGPGFDRAAEGVMAALTRI
- a CDS encoding RidA family protein, with product MLSPDTIRRPFARYAHGVEIPANARMVVTSGQLGIGPDEFIPDGAAEQAALCFGNIDAILAEAGMSAVDVVRINAFVTDRAHMAGYMAARDRWLSEVAEDALPASTLVIVNGFTRPEFLVEVEVTAARA
- a CDS encoding ABC transporter substrate-binding protein translates to MTKGSTFFGAIMLAAGTATALATPALAQDLTPVSYGTNWVAQAEHGGFYQSVADGTYAECGLDVTVVPGGPQVNNRALMLAGKIDFHMGGDLLQAFSAVKEGIPVVSVAAMFQKHPQVIIAHPGVAESFEDLKDLTLLIGDNGYQSFYQWMIKQYGFTEEQRQPYTFNPAPFLADEGVGMQGYLSSEPYLIEKEAGFTPDVFLIADAGYSTYATTIETMADTIETSPEVVQCFVDGSIKGWYNYLNGDNAEANALILEANPDMTQDKIDFAIMMLKSEGIVTSGDAETMGIGVITDAQVGDFYQKMVTAGVIEDGLDYKAAYSTEFVGKGVGMDLMQ
- a CDS encoding endonuclease/exonuclease/phosphatase family protein, with amino-acid sequence MIRATTAALPVPKDTARALGALRRDIATHDAHMARVPAMNLIEIGSTCPAAPLTLPIRVGAWNLERCLFPQASAHHMRDCDLLLLSEMDHGMARTGQRDTPREMADALGMAHAYAVEFLELGLGSPVEQSFCTEDHNARGFHGNAVMARTALERPFAQRLPGRRQWFFDAEQPRLGERIAIGAGIATQAGPLLALSTHLESACAPDHRCRQIESLLALIDAEFPGIPCVIGGDLNTGNHNGGDWRAEGLFDAARSAGFAVHGGPEDRPTTRPSLITRWPDRAMKLDWFLTRDLELGPVEIRPALDPDGQPLSDHDAIVADILSLT
- the selD gene encoding selenide, water dikinase SelD is translated as MQTGPERDFPATRDLLLVGGGHTHALVLRRWAMAPQPGVRVTLIDPNAVAAYSGMLPGWVAGHYPRTALDIDLMALTQAAGARMIRGRADMCDPVARRLRLSDGRVLRFDVLSFDIGVTSDLPGLRGFARFGAPAKPLGALADRWEQFLGRDEASGDVAVLGGGVAGVELALAMARRLRAEGRDGTVRVIETKSVLQGVSEAATARLRAAADALGVEIMENARAAEVTATHLRLEDGRDIPAALTVGAAGAQAQDWLTGTGLSLEQGFIAVDTLLRTPEYPHVFAVGDCAHMIATPRPKAGVFAVRQAPVLFANLRATLADRPQDLRRYRPQNRYLKLISMGERKAVADRGWPVLAGSWVWRWKDRIDRRFMAMLSDLPQMPRPQAPIGAAAGLAERLADVPLCGGCGAKVGPGALSAALARVPATARADIVPLPGDDAALIRGPDGSQQILSTDHLRAVTSDAALMARIAICHALGDVWAMGAAPQSALASVILPEMAEPMQAEALAEITAAAAEILSAEGAALIGGHSSVGSELTLGFTVIGTLDRAPVTLAGGQPGDALILTRPIGSGVLLAGAMRGRGRGAMQGQVRGPDLAALLDLLATPYGAAAADLRDAHAMTDVTGFGLAGHLANICRASKLGAELSLAALPLHPGAETVAGAGVRSSIWPANRAALDGLIGSGQGARYDLLFDPQTAGGLLAAVPEAGLDARFERLRRAGVTPVRIGRLVEGAAQITLV
- the ugpE gene encoding sn-glycerol-3-phosphate ABC transporter permease UgpE, encoding MQKIKPLDHLILILGAVLLCAPVVITLMSSTHTGVDIHFNGLYLTPGDSGAETYKKVLTHRGGFTGDVTGLLMLGNSMIMGLGFAVGKIVLSMMAAYALVYFRFRFATLLFWMIFATLLLPLEVRIMPSYQVMSTLHLLNTYTGLIVPLLASATGTFFFRQFFRSVPDELLEAARIDGAGPWKFFIDVLVPLSKTMMAAIFIIMFIYGWNQYLWPLLMTTDESFYTLMRGIKSILQVWVGSQIPDYNEAFALATLAMIPPVLVVVVFQRMFIKGLTESDK